From Camelus dromedarius isolate mCamDro1 chromosome X, mCamDro1.pat, whole genome shotgun sequence, one genomic window encodes:
- the PPP1R3F gene encoding protein phosphatase 1 regulatory subunit 3F isoform X3 yields the protein MKRAEESSPAVAERPKVRESVGPLVAPTPLRPWPQMTLQVSEVTVTGKPPEEGDVPRSSPPVAFTEVPRAPAIRIPLSSSLCGLGGSPRDQASGPDASEGAAGPLLEPSQRQVEAPWEVSSENGRGRKDSVVGAVKDEPSRGLEAMSGLEELLGEDTIDQELEQLYLSHLSRLRAAVAAGGAGGGGEGPTDGGVSPSHPLGILTDRDLILKWPGPERALNSALAEEITLHYARLGRGVELIKDTEDPDEDGEGEEGLSIIPSSPEGDTPKESPPEILSGVRSVVATVGDVWLPWAGGSGCDSPAVLGIEGQFPGAPEKGMGRDTDSLHMNRMIAGVTGSPEGTEARMEFTTGTADSLVPISSREPTAPVLRGQNLPLLGPLGAEVYPSSLARPHVSSQDEEGSGPSLEPPKRSPTRAASAECVCILPPQLRGPLTQTLGVLAGLVVVPVALNSGMSLLVLALCLSLAWFS from the exons ATGAAGAGGGCGGAAGAAAGTAGCCCTGCTGTGG CAGAGCGTCCCAAGGTCCGGGAGTCAGTGGGTCCCCTGGTGGCCCCCACCCCTCTCCGTCCATGGCCCCAGATGACACTTCAG GTTTCTGAAGTTACAGTGACCGGCAAACCCCCAGAGGAAGGTGATGTCCCCAGAAGCAGTCCGCCAGTGGCTTTCACAGAAGTTCCCCGGGCACCAGCCATCAGGattcccctctcttcctctctctgtggcCTGGGTGGGTCTCCCAGGGACCAGGCCTCAGGGCCCGATGCGAGTGAGGGGGCAGCCGGGCCTCTCCTGGAACCCAGCCAGCGACAGGTGGAAGCCCCGTGGGAAGTGTCCAGCGAGAATGGAAGGGGCCGAAAGGACTCCGTGGTGGGGGCTGTTAAGGATGAGCCCTCCAGGGGTCTGGAGGCTATGAGTGGGTTGGAGGAGCTGCTTGGCGAGGACACCATTGACCAGGAGCTGGAGCAGCTCTACCTGTCCCACCTGAGCCGCCTGCGAGCTGCTGTGGCTGCtggtggggcaggaggtgggggggagggccCCACAGATGGGGGGGTGTCCCCCAGCCACCCTCTGGGCATACTCACGGACCGCGACCTGATCTTAAAGTGGCCTGGCCCTGAGCGGGCCCTGAACAGTGCCCTGGCTGAGGAGATCACACTGCATTATGCCCGGCTGGGGCGTGGTGTGGAGCTTATCAAGGACACCGAGGACCCAgatgaggatggggagggggaagaggggctCTCCATTATACCCTCCAGCCCAGAAGGGGACACCCCCAAGGAATCGCCTCCAGAAATCCTTTCTGGGGTCCGTTCTGTGGTAGCCACTGTAGGAGATGTGTGGCTCCCATGGGCAGGGGGCTCGGGATGCGACAGCCCTGCGGTTCTGGGTATAGAGGGTCAATTCCCTGGGGCTCCAGAGAAGGGGATGGGCAGGGACACTGACTCTCTGCATATGAATAGGATGATAGCTGGGGTGACTGGGTCCCCGGAGGGGACAGAAGCCCGGATGGAGTTTACCACCGGGACAGCAGACAGCTTGGTTCCTATATCCAGCAGGGAGCCAACTGCTCCAGTCCTGCGGGGGCAAAATCTCCCCCTCCTTGGTCCCTTGGGGGCTGAAGTCTATCCTTCCAGCCTGGCCAGGCCCCATGTGAGCTCCCAGGATGAAGAGGGTTCAGGCCCAAGCCTTGAGCCCCCAAAGAGGTCTCCTACCCGAGCAGCCTctgcagagtgtgtgtgtatattgcCTCCCCAGCTCCGGGGGCCCTTGACCCAGACTCTGGGGgtcctggctgggctggtggtgGTCCCTGTGGCTCTGAACAGTGGTATGTCCCTCCTGGTGCTTGCGCTGTGCCTCTCTCTGGCCTGGTTCTCATAA